In Erigeron canadensis isolate Cc75 chromosome 1, C_canadensis_v1, whole genome shotgun sequence, a single window of DNA contains:
- the LOC122604812 gene encoding G-type lectin S-receptor-like serine/threonine-protein kinase SD2-5 isoform X1 → MKNVNVETCKQACLKNCSCKAVLYWSYYSNSSGDCYLPSDLFTMASFPDNRRMHTTAFIKVQNARAPSLSVSQNKRKNLVAKVLGPAIGISLILVVVFVMFIVHKKRLHAKTKEEEEEYLLQVRGMPTRFSYGQLKTATENFSRKLGEGGFGTVFEGILEDGSKIAVKCLEGHGQVNKSFLAEVESIGSIHHVNLVRLRGYSAWKSQRLLVYDFMSNGSLDSWIYHGYLGHVLEWECRKNIILHIAKGLAYLHEECRQQIIHLDIKPQNILLDDTFHAKVSDFGLSKLVKKNQTQVMTTIKGTPGYIAPECWSSSVITEKVDVYSFGIVVLEILCGRKIFDRSLPEESWHLLAVFQKSWEQGTLLDMVDKYSENMQANGAEVVEMMKVASWCLQTDFTRRPSMSIIVKVLEDGMSVESNLDYNFTDLRMQKTTIAQEKELTQLMPSILSGPRWVTPAMQL, encoded by the exons ATGAAGAATGTGAATGTGGAGACATGCAAACAAGCATGTTTGAAAAATTGCTCCTGCAAAGCTGTTCTATATTGGTCTTATTACAGCAATTCAAGTGGGGATTGTTATCTACCTTCTGACCTATTTACAATGGCTAGTTTTCCGGATAATCGTAGGATGCATACTACAGCTTTTATAAAAGTCCAGAATGCAAGAGCACCTTCTTTGTCTGTGTCacaaaataagagaaaaaaccTAGTTGCAAAAGTCCTAGGTCCCGCCATTGGAATTTCTCTTATTTTGGTGGTagtttttgttatgtttattgtCCACAAGAAAAGACTACATGCTAAAacgaaagaagaagaagaagagtatCTTCTTCAAGTACGAGGAATGCCCACTCGATTTTCTTATGGGCAGTTGAAAACAGCAACTGAGAATTTTAGTAGAAAGCTAGGTGAAGGAGGATTCGGAACAGTTTTTGAAGGGATCCTGGAAGATGGCTCCAAAATTGCAGTTAAATGTCTTGAGGGTCATGGGCAGGTCAACAAATCATTCCTGGCAGAGGTTGAATCAATTGGCAGCATTCACCATGTAAATTTAGTGAGGCTTAGAGGATACTCTGCATGGAAATCACAACGACTTCTCGTGTATGATTTCATGAGTAACGGGTCATTAGATAGTTGGATCTACCATGGATATCTGGGGCATGTGTTGGAATGGGAATGCAGGAAAAACATTATTCTTCATATTGCTAAAGGATTAGCATATCTTCATGAAGAGTGTAGGCAGcaaatcatccaccttgatatTAAGCCTCAAAACATACTACTAGACGACACCTTTCATGCCAAGGTATCTGATTTTGGGTTGTCTAAGCTCgtcaaaaaaaatcaaacccaaGTGATGACTACTATAAAAGGAACCCCTGGGTATATCGCTCCAGAGTGCTGGAGCAGCTCAGTTATAACAGAAAAGGTGGATGTATATAGCTTTGGGATCGTTGTCTTAGAGATATTATGTGGGAGGAAAATTTTTGATAGATCTCTGCCAGAAGAAAGCTGGCACTTACTAGCCGTCTTTCAAAAAAGCTGGGAACAAGGAACGTTGTTAGATATGGTTGACAAGTACAGTGAAAATATGCAAGCAAATGGTGCAGAGGTGGTGGAGATGATGAAAGTAGCTTCGTGGTGTTTACAAACCGATTTTACAAGAAGGCCTTCGATGTCAATTATTGTTAAGGTCTTAGAAGACGGAATGAGTGTTGAATCGAACTTGGATTACAACTTCACGGATCTGAGAATGCAGAAAACAACAATTGCACAAGAGAAAGAACTGACACAGTTGATGCCTTCTATTCTTTCAGGGCCAAG ATGGGTTACTCCCGCGATGCAGCTCTGA
- the LOC122604812 gene encoding G-type lectin S-receptor-like serine/threonine-protein kinase SD2-5 isoform X2, with protein MKNVNVETCKQACLKNCSCKAVLYWSYYSNSSGDCYLPSDLFTMASFPDNRRMHTTAFIKVQNARAPSLSVSQNKRKNLVAKVLGPAIGISLILVVVFVMFIVHKKRLHAKTKEEEEEYLLQVRGMPTRFSYGQLKTATENFSRKLGEGGFGTVFEGILEDGSKIAVKCLEGHGQVNKSFLAEVESIGSIHHVNLVRLRGYSAWKSQRLLVYDFMSNGSLDSWIYHGYLGHVLEWECRKNIILHIAKGLAYLHEECRQQIIHLDIKPQNILLDDTFHAKVSDFGLSKLVKKNQTQVMTTIKGTPGYIAPECWSSSVITEKVDVYSFGIVVLEILCGRKIFDRSLPEESWHLLAVFQKSWEQGTLLDMVDKYSENMQANGAEVVEMMKVASWCLQTDFTRRPSMSIIVKVLEDGMSVESNLDYNFTDLRMQKTTIAQEKELTQLMPSILSGPRSDPKLVW; from the exons ATGAAGAATGTGAATGTGGAGACATGCAAACAAGCATGTTTGAAAAATTGCTCCTGCAAAGCTGTTCTATATTGGTCTTATTACAGCAATTCAAGTGGGGATTGTTATCTACCTTCTGACCTATTTACAATGGCTAGTTTTCCGGATAATCGTAGGATGCATACTACAGCTTTTATAAAAGTCCAGAATGCAAGAGCACCTTCTTTGTCTGTGTCacaaaataagagaaaaaaccTAGTTGCAAAAGTCCTAGGTCCCGCCATTGGAATTTCTCTTATTTTGGTGGTagtttttgttatgtttattgtCCACAAGAAAAGACTACATGCTAAAacgaaagaagaagaagaagagtatCTTCTTCAAGTACGAGGAATGCCCACTCGATTTTCTTATGGGCAGTTGAAAACAGCAACTGAGAATTTTAGTAGAAAGCTAGGTGAAGGAGGATTCGGAACAGTTTTTGAAGGGATCCTGGAAGATGGCTCCAAAATTGCAGTTAAATGTCTTGAGGGTCATGGGCAGGTCAACAAATCATTCCTGGCAGAGGTTGAATCAATTGGCAGCATTCACCATGTAAATTTAGTGAGGCTTAGAGGATACTCTGCATGGAAATCACAACGACTTCTCGTGTATGATTTCATGAGTAACGGGTCATTAGATAGTTGGATCTACCATGGATATCTGGGGCATGTGTTGGAATGGGAATGCAGGAAAAACATTATTCTTCATATTGCTAAAGGATTAGCATATCTTCATGAAGAGTGTAGGCAGcaaatcatccaccttgatatTAAGCCTCAAAACATACTACTAGACGACACCTTTCATGCCAAGGTATCTGATTTTGGGTTGTCTAAGCTCgtcaaaaaaaatcaaacccaaGTGATGACTACTATAAAAGGAACCCCTGGGTATATCGCTCCAGAGTGCTGGAGCAGCTCAGTTATAACAGAAAAGGTGGATGTATATAGCTTTGGGATCGTTGTCTTAGAGATATTATGTGGGAGGAAAATTTTTGATAGATCTCTGCCAGAAGAAAGCTGGCACTTACTAGCCGTCTTTCAAAAAAGCTGGGAACAAGGAACGTTGTTAGATATGGTTGACAAGTACAGTGAAAATATGCAAGCAAATGGTGCAGAGGTGGTGGAGATGATGAAAGTAGCTTCGTGGTGTTTACAAACCGATTTTACAAGAAGGCCTTCGATGTCAATTATTGTTAAGGTCTTAGAAGACGGAATGAGTGTTGAATCGAACTTGGATTACAACTTCACGGATCTGAGAATGCAGAAAACAACAATTGCACAAGAGAAAGAACTGACACAGTTGATGCCTTCTATTCTTTCAGGGCCAAG ATCGGATCCAAAATTGGTTTGGTAG
- the LOC122604804 gene encoding 3-phosphoinositide-dependent protein kinase 2 has product MILERGKMEKDVESKLNINKNDDNNNKGKTFKFRAPQENFTIQDFEMGKIYGVGSYSKVVRAKKKDTGKVYALKIMDKKFITKENKTAYVKLERIVLDQLSHPGIIQLYFTFQDTFSLYMALESCEGGELFDQITRKGRLTEDEARFYAAEVVDALEYIHKLGLIHRDIKPENLLLTSDGHIKIADFGSVKPMQDSQITVLPNAGSDDKACTFVGTAAYVPPEVLNSSPATIGNDLWALGCTLFQMLSGTSPFKDASEWLIFQRIIARDVKYPDYFSDHARDLIDKLLDIDPQKRPGAGHDGYDALKNHPFFKGIDWCDIRSKSPPRLVLEKGHTSGRSSEGDDTPDSSWNPTHIGDATGTGDTVSDVTSSSDTGSITKLASIDSFDSKWQQFLDPGESILMISMVKKLQKLSSKKVQLILTNKPKLIYVDPSKLAGKGNMIWSDDPNELSVQVSSPSNFKICLPKKVMTFEDPKQRAYQWKKAIETLQNR; this is encoded by the exons atgattttggagAGAGGGAAAATGGAGAAAGATGTTGAATCAAagctaaatattaataaaaatgatgataataataataaaggtaaAACCTTTAAATTTAGAGCACCACAAGAAAATTTCACAATTCAAGATTTTGAAATGGGCAAGATCTATGGTGTTGGTTCTTATTCAAAG GTTGTGAGGGCAAAGAAGAAAGACACAGGAAAAGTGTATGCTTTAAAGATTATGGATAAAAAATTCATAACGAAAGAAAACAAAACTGCTTATGTGAAGTTGGAGAGGATCGTGTTGGATCAGTTGAGTCATCCTGGAATAATCCAACTTTATTTTACATTCCAAGACACTTTTTCACTAT ACATGGCTCTTGAGTCTTGTGAAGGTGGAGAACTTTTTGATCAAATAACCAGG AAAGGCCGTTTGACAGAGGATGAAGCTCGTTTTTATGCAGCTGAAGTCGTGGATGCTCTTGAATACATACATAAGCTGGGTTTGATACATCGAGACATCAAG CCAGAGAACCTGCTTCTTACATCAGATGGACATATTAAGATTGCTGATTTTGGTAGCGTAAAGCCCATGCAGGATAGCCAGATAACAGTTCTTCCAAATGCAGGATCAG ATGACAAGGCATGCACGTTTGTGGGGACCGCAGCGTACGTCCCTCCAGAAGTATTAAATTCTTCGCCTGCAACTATTGG AAATGATCTCTGGGCACTTGGATGCACCTTGTTTCAGATGTTGTCGGGAACTTCACCGTTCAAAGACGCAAGTGAGTGGCTCATTTTTCAAAGAATTATAGCACGAGATGTCAAATATCCGGATTACTTTTCTGATCATGCCAGGGATCTGATTGACAAATTATTG GATATTGATCCTCAGAAAAGACCTGGTGCGGGACATGATGGATATGATGCACTCAAGAATCATCCTTTTTTCAAAGGAATTGATTGGTGTGATATAAGGTCAAAGAGCCCTCCTAGACTTGTATTAGAGAAG GGTCACACCAGTGGTCGCTCAAGTGAGGGTGATGACACTCCAGATTCATCATGGAACCCAACACATATTGGTGATGCCACAGGGACAGGAGATACTGTTTCTGATGTCACTTCTTCCTCTGATACGGGCAGTATAACTAAACTCGCGTCAATAGACTCCTTTGACTCAAAATG GCAACAGTTTTTGGATCCTGGTGAGTCCATTCTTATGATTTCAATGGTCAAGAAACTTCAGAAACTATCAAGTAAGAAAGTACAACTTATCCTAACCAACAAGCCAAAGCTGATATATGTGGACCCCTCAAAGCTAGCAGGTAAAGGGAACATGATTTGGTCCGATGATCCCAATGAGCTTAGCGTCCAAGTTAGCAGcccatcaaattttaaaatttgcctG CCAAAGAAAGTTATGACGTTCGAGGATCCAAAACAGAGAGCATATCAGTGGAAAAAGGCAATCGAGACCCTTCAAAACCGGTGA
- the LOC122578803 gene encoding bidirectional sugar transporter N3-like — MAAGNSATLTFAVGLVGNVISLLVFLSPLPTFYKVYKKKSTSGFQATPYIVGLFSAMLWIYYALLKTNAMLLITINSVGCFIQSFYICIFLFYAPKKARMRCLIVFVSLIIVGFGLIVVLTYFLAHGATRGVVVGWICLVFSLCVFLAPLGVLKIVIQSKSVEFMPILLTVALTVNAVVWFGYGYLLRDINIAIPNILGFLFGVVQMILYFVFKYKKRSATHKMTDNLEEGSDEGEKIPEEEVKKEVKVIGIAMGVLICAEIPTLNRSKSSLPVSSKLDKSVSLMPVRGATLSKNKSMIPVAKANLNKSKTMISMPATLNDRDIHGDLPADSNHHSVAISPPSESPQTIETATTQ; from the exons atGGCAGCTGGGAACTCGGCTACTCTCACATTTGCAGTTGGCCTTGTTG GCAATGTTATTTCATTGTTGGTATTTCTTTCTCcatt ACCAACATTCTACAAAGTGTACAAGAAGAAATCAACCTCCGGATTTCAAGCAACACCTTACATCGTTGGCTTGTTCAGTGCGATGCTTTGGATATATTATGCGCTGCTCAAGACTAATGCCATGCTTTTAATCACAATTAACTCTGTTGGATGCTTCATTCAATCCTTCTACATTTGCATCTTTCTCTTTTACGCTCCAAAGAAGGCTAGA ATGAGGTGCTTGATAGTCTTTGTGTCGTTGATAATTGTTGGGTTCGGATTGATAGTTGTGCTCACTTACTTTCTTGCTCATGGAGCTACCCGTGGCGTGGTAGTTGGATGGATTTGCCTTGTGTTTTCCTTGTGTGTTTTTCTTGCACCTTTGGGGGTTTTG AAAATAGTTATTCAATCAAAGAGTGTAGAATTCATGCCAATTCTATTGACAGTTGCACTCACCGTCAATGCCGTTGTATGGTTCGGTTATGGTTATCTTCTCCGTGATATCAATATTGCG ATTCCAAATATACTTGGGTTCCTCTTTGGTGTTGTTCAAATGATCTTGTACTTCGTATTCAAGTACAAGAAACGATCAGCCACGCATAaaatgactgacaatcttgaagAGGGAAGCGATGAGGGCGAAAAGATCCCAGAAGAAGAAGtgaaaaaagaagtaaaagtgATCGGTATCGCAATGGGAGTTCTAATCTGTGCTGAAATTCCTACACTAAACAGAAGTAAATCATCACTTCCCGTGTCTTCAAAACTAGACAAAAGTGTATCACTGATGCCGGTACGTGGTGCAACACTAAGTAAAAATAAATCGATGATTCCTGTGGCTAAAGCAAACCTAAACAAAAGTAAAACAATGATTTCTATGCCTGCAACGCTAAATGATCGAGATATACACGGTGATTTGCCAGCTGATAGTAATCATCATTCTGTGGCTATTAGTCCTCCATCTGAATCACCTCAAACCATTGAAACTGCAACGACACAGTGA
- the LOC122582231 gene encoding bidirectional sugar transporter SWEET10-like yields MAAGNSSATLTFAIGLVGNVISFFVFLSPLPTYYKVYKKKSTEGFQSTPYVVGLFSAMLWIYYALLKTDAMLLITINSVGCFIQTFYICFFLFYAPKRARMECLIVIVLLIVVGFGLIVVLTYFLAHGATRGVIVGWICLVFSLCVFLAPLGVLKKVFKSKSVEFMPILLTVALTINAVVWFFYGLLLRDFNIAIPNVLGFTFGVVQMILYCVFKNKHRAMSKVIVGNLEEEIGNLEEQKIPAEDVLVIEQKVIGIAMGVLICAEIPVVPKLNKSDSLPVIKKILNKSKSLPVFASLKSFAIRS; encoded by the exons atggcaGCTGGGAACTCATCGGCTACTCTCACATTTGCAATCGGCCTTGTtg GCAATGTTATTTCATTCTTCGTGTTTCTTTCTCCATT ACCAACATATTATAAAGTGTACAAGAAGAAATCGACCGAAGGATTTCAATCAACACCTTACGTCGTTGGCTTGTTCAGTGCGATGCTTTGGATATATTACGCGCTGCTTAAGACTGATGCCATGCTTTTAATCACTATTAACTCTGTTGGATGCTTCATCCAAACCTTCTACATTtgcttttttctcttttacGCCCCAAAAAGAGCTAGA ATGGAGTGCTTGATAGTCATCGTGTTGTTGATAGTTGTTGGATTCGGATTAATAGTTGTGCTCACTTACTTTCTTGCTCATGGAGCTACCCGTGGCGTGATAGTTGGATGGATTTGCCTTGTGTTTTCCTTGTGTGTTTTCCTTGCACCTTTGGGGGTTTTG aaaaaagtttttaaatcaAAGAGTGTGGAGTTCATGCCAATTCTATTGACAGTTGCACTGACCATCAATGCCGTTGTATGGTTCTTTTATGGGCTTCTTCTCCGTGATTTCAATATCGCG ATTCCAAATGTACTTGGGTTCACTTTCGGTGTTGTTCAAATGATCCTCTACTGCGTATTCAAGAACAAACACCGAGCCATGTCTAAAGTAATTGTCGGCAATCTTGAAGAGGAAATCGGTAATTTGGAGGAGCAAAAAATCCCAGCTGAAGATGTGCTAGTTATAGAACAGAAAGTGATCGGTATCGCGATGGGAGTTTTAATCTGTGCTGAAATTCCTGTGGttccaaaactaaacaaaagTGATTCGCTTCCCGTTATTAAAAAGATACTAAACAAAAGCAAATCGCTTCCCGTGTTTGCATCACTAAAGTCATTCGCGATACGAAGCTGA